The following coding sequences are from one Culex quinquefasciatus strain JHB chromosome 1, VPISU_Cqui_1.0_pri_paternal, whole genome shotgun sequence window:
- the LOC6035401 gene encoding DNA topoisomerase I, mitochondrial isoform X2, producing the protein MSVETEVANPQDSAKPTNGSSGDRPNGVSNGHSGGGSSSGGGGGGSGEERHKSHKSSSKDKHRDKDRDREKDKHRDKDRDKHKSSSSSSSKDKDKSSSSSSKDKDRDRHSSSHKSSKSDKDRDREKDKDRKDRDKDKSSSSSSKDKDRDRDKDKHKSSSSSSKDKSSSSSKDKDRDRDKDKHKSSSSSSSSKDKSSSSSSKDKDRHSSSKDKDRKDRDRSDKHSSKDRDRDRKEKIKEEPAPIKEEPEAPVETQPEPAPPVQEPEPVRNGNYSNESSQDVREFKEDPLELSQASSCNYSLSQFRPDETPFVIKEEAPEETFEASQPAVKQESDSEDDVPLSKRKKKEDDEDFDGGSTKKKVKTEKKDKKKKRAYESEAEEEDESDDYGAAKKKAKKAKPKPAPAAVKKENKTKVKTEVKQETASPTKGGRKKKQEEEQEVWKWWEEEKREDGVKWNFLEHKGPVFAPPYDPLPENVKFEYDGKVMKLSQDTEEVAGFYARMIEHEYTSKDVFNDNFFKDWRKTMTSSEREKIKDLKKCNFKYMHAYFTDLSEKNRNRSKEEKLALKEQNEALVKEYGICNIDGHKEKIGNFRIEPPGLFRGRGEHPKMGLVKRRVMPEDVIINCAKDSVYPKAPEGHRWKEVRHDNTVSWLASWTENVQGQVKYVMLNPSSKLKGEKDWQKYETARRLLKHIDKIRDTYRDEWKSKEMRIRQRAVALYFIDKLALRAGNEKDEDQADTVGCCSLRVEHIELHKELNGKENVVVFDFLGKDSIRYYNEVEVEKRVFKNLELFKENKKPGDDLFDRLNTSVLNEHLRDLMDGLTAKVFRTFNASFTLQNQLAELTDPNMTVPEKMLAYNRANRAVAILCNHQRAVPKTHDKSMSNLKEKIRLKKEAVETCQRELKDMKRGGSVKGSVDRDKKQKQLERLKDQLKKLELQETDRDENKTIALGTSKLNYLDPRISVAWCKKFDVPIEKIFNKTQRDKFRWAIDMADETYVF; encoded by the exons ATGAGCGTCGAGACGGAAGTGGCCAACCCCCAG GACTCGGCAAAACCGACGAACGGGTCGTCCGGTGACCGGCCGAACGGCGTAAGCAACGGTCACTCTGGTGGCGGCTCCTCCAGCGGAGGCGGCGGTGGTGGCAGTGGTGAAGAGCGCCACAAGAGCCACAAAAGCTCCAGCAAGGACAAACACCGCGACAAGGACCGGGATCGCGAGAAGGACAAGCACCGTGACAAGGACCGCGACAAGCACAAGAGCAGCAGCTCGTCCTCGTCCAA GGACAAGGACAAAtccagcagcagtagcagcaagGATAAAGACCGCGATCGGCACAGCAGCTCGCACAAGAGCTCCAAAAGCGACAAGGACCGTGACCGGGAGAAGGACAAGGATCGGAAGGATCGCGACAAGGACAAGTCCAGCAGTAGCAGTAGCAAGGACAAGGATCGCGACCGGGACAAGGACAAGCACAAGAGCAGTTCGTCGTCGTCCAA GGACaaatccagcagcagcagcaaggacAAGGACCGCGACCGGGATAAGGACAAGCACAAGAGcagttcgtcgtcgtcgtcgtccaa GGACAAAtctagcagcagcagtagcaagGATAAGGACAGACATTCCAGCAGCAAAGATAAAGACCGCAAGGATCGCGATCGCAGCGATAAGCACTCGTCCAAGGACAGGGATCGTGACCGCAAGGAAAAAATCAAGGAGGAACCAGCTCCGATAAAGGAAGAACCAGAAGCACCGGTTGAGACTCAGCCGGAGCCGGCGCCGCCAGTACAGGAGCCAGAACCTGTACGCAACGGAAACTACAGCAACGAATCATCCCAGGATGTTCGCGAATTCAAGGAGGATCCGCTGGAGCTGTCGCAGGCCAGCTCGTGCAACTACTCGCTGTCCCAGTTCCGGCCCGATGAGACCCCGTTCGTGATCAAGGAGGAGGCTCCGGAGGAAACGTTCGAGGCATCCCAGCCCGCGGTCAAGCAGGAGTCGGACTCCGAGGACGACGTCCCGCTGTCCAAGCGCAAGAAGAAGGAAGACGACGAGGACTTTGATGGCGGAAGCACCAAGAAGAAGGTCAAAACCGAAAAgaaggacaagaagaagaagcgtgCGTACGAGTCGGAAGCGGAAGAGGAGGACGAGAGCGACGATTACGGCGCGGCCAAGAAGAAAGCCAAAAAAGCCAAACCGAAACCAGCACCGGCTGCCGTGAAgaaggaaaacaaaacaaag GTCAAGACTGAGGTAAAGCAGGAGACGGCCAGCCCCACCAAGGGAGGACGCAAGAAGAAACAGGAGGAGGAACAGGAGGTCTGGAAATG GTGGGAGGAGGAAAAGCGCGAAGATGGCGTCAAGTGGAACTTCCTGGAGCACAAGGGGCCGGTGTTTGCGCCCCCGTACGATCCCCTCCCGGAGAACGTCAAGTTCGAGTACGACGGCAAGGTGATGAAGCTGTCCCAGGACACGGAGGAGGTGGCGGGTTTCTACGCGCGGATGATCGAGCACGAGTACACCTCGAAGGACGTCTTCAACGACAACTTCTTCAAAGACTGGCGCAAAACGATGACCTCCTCGGAGCGGGAGAAAATCAAGGATCTCAAAAAGTGCAACTTCAAGTATATGCACGCGTACTTTACCGATCTGTCCGAGAAGAACCGGAACCGCTCCAAGGAGGAGAAGCTGGCCCTGAAGGAGCAGAACGAAGCGCTGGTCAAGGAGTACGGCATTTGTAACATCGACGGACACAAGGAAAAGATCGGTAACTTTAGGATTGAACCGCCGGGATTGTTCCGTGGTCGCGGTGAACATCCCAAGATGGGTCTGGTGAAGCGTCGAGTTATGCCCGAAGATGTGATCATCAACTGTGCAAAGGACAGCGTTTACCCAAAGGCCCCAGAAGGTCATCGCTGGAAGGAGGTTCGTCACGACAACACGGTGTCGTGGTTGGCGTCGTGGACGGAGAACGTCCAGGGTCAGGTGAAGTACGTCATGTTGAACCCGAGCTCGAAGCTGAAGGGCGAAAAGGATTGGCAAAAGTACGAAACGGCCCGCCGGCTGTTGAAGCACATCGACAAAATCCGCGACACGTACCGCGACGAGTGGAAGAGCAAGGAGATGCGCATCCGGCAACGGGCCGTGGCGTTGTACTTTATCGATAAGCTAGCCCTTCGAGCGGGTAACGAAAAGGACGAAGATCAGGCCGATACCGTCGGTTGCTGCTCGCTGCGCGTGGAACACATCGAGCTGCACAAAGAGCTCAACGGCAAGGAGAACGTGGTGGTGTTCGATTTCCTCGGTAAGGATTCCATCCGGTACTACAACGAGGTCGAGGTCGAGAAGCGAGTGTTCAAAAACTTGGAACTCTTCAAGGAGAACAAAAAACCCGGCGACGATCTGTTCGACCGGTTAAACACGTCCGTACTGAACGAGCATTTGCGCGACCTGATGGACGGACTCACCGCCAAGGTGTTCCGTACGTTCAACGCGTCCTTCACGCTGCAGAACCAGCTGGCCGAGCTGACCGACCCGAACATGACCGTGCCGGAGAAGATGCTGGCGTACAACCGCGCGAACCGTGCCGTCGCCATCCTGTGTAACCATCAGCGGGCGGTGCCCAAGACGCACGACAAGAGTATGTCCAACCTGAAGGAGAAGATCCGCTTGAAGAAGGAAGCCGTCGAGACGTGCCAGCGCGAGCTGAAG GACATGAAGCGGGGCGGCTCGGTGAAGGGTTCCGTCGACCGGGACAAGAAGCAAAAGCAGCTGGAACGACTCAAGGATCAG CTGAAGAAGCTCGAACTGCAAGAGACTGACAGAGACGAGAACAAGACGATCGCCCTCGGCACGTCCAAGCTCAACTATCTGGATCCGCGTATCTCGGTGGCATG gtgcaaaaagtttgacGTCCCCATCGAGAAGATCTTCAACAAAACGCAACGTGACAAGTTCCGGTGGGCCATCGACATGGCCGACGAAACTTATGTGTtttaa
- the LOC6035401 gene encoding DNA topoisomerase I, mitochondrial isoform X1: protein MSVETEVANPQDSAKPTNGSSGDRPNGVSNGHSGGGSSSGGGGGGSGEERHKSHKSSSKDKHRDKDRDREKDKHRDKDRDKHKSSSSSSSKDKDKSSSSSSKDKDRDRHSSSHKSSKSDKDRDREKDKDRKDRDKDKSSSSSSKDKDRDRDKDKHKSSSSSSKDKSSSSSSSKDKDRDRDKDKHKSSSSSSSKDKSSSSSKDKDRDRDKDKHKSSSSSSSSKDKSSSSSSKDKDRHSSSKDKDRKDRDRSDKHSSKDRDRDRKEKIKEEPAPIKEEPEAPVETQPEPAPPVQEPEPVRNGNYSNESSQDVREFKEDPLELSQASSCNYSLSQFRPDETPFVIKEEAPEETFEASQPAVKQESDSEDDVPLSKRKKKEDDEDFDGGSTKKKVKTEKKDKKKKRAYESEAEEEDESDDYGAAKKKAKKAKPKPAPAAVKKENKTKVKTEVKQETASPTKGGRKKKQEEEQEVWKWWEEEKREDGVKWNFLEHKGPVFAPPYDPLPENVKFEYDGKVMKLSQDTEEVAGFYARMIEHEYTSKDVFNDNFFKDWRKTMTSSEREKIKDLKKCNFKYMHAYFTDLSEKNRNRSKEEKLALKEQNEALVKEYGICNIDGHKEKIGNFRIEPPGLFRGRGEHPKMGLVKRRVMPEDVIINCAKDSVYPKAPEGHRWKEVRHDNTVSWLASWTENVQGQVKYVMLNPSSKLKGEKDWQKYETARRLLKHIDKIRDTYRDEWKSKEMRIRQRAVALYFIDKLALRAGNEKDEDQADTVGCCSLRVEHIELHKELNGKENVVVFDFLGKDSIRYYNEVEVEKRVFKNLELFKENKKPGDDLFDRLNTSVLNEHLRDLMDGLTAKVFRTFNASFTLQNQLAELTDPNMTVPEKMLAYNRANRAVAILCNHQRAVPKTHDKSMSNLKEKIRLKKEAVETCQRELKDMKRGGSVKGSVDRDKKQKQLERLKDQLKKLELQETDRDENKTIALGTSKLNYLDPRISVAWCKKFDVPIEKIFNKTQRDKFRWAIDMADETYVF from the exons ATGAGCGTCGAGACGGAAGTGGCCAACCCCCAG GACTCGGCAAAACCGACGAACGGGTCGTCCGGTGACCGGCCGAACGGCGTAAGCAACGGTCACTCTGGTGGCGGCTCCTCCAGCGGAGGCGGCGGTGGTGGCAGTGGTGAAGAGCGCCACAAGAGCCACAAAAGCTCCAGCAAGGACAAACACCGCGACAAGGACCGGGATCGCGAGAAGGACAAGCACCGTGACAAGGACCGCGACAAGCACAAGAGCAGCAGCTCGTCCTCGTCCAA GGACAAGGACAAAtccagcagcagtagcagcaagGATAAAGACCGCGATCGGCACAGCAGCTCGCACAAGAGCTCCAAAAGCGACAAGGACCGTGACCGGGAGAAGGACAAGGATCGGAAGGATCGCGACAAGGACAAGTCCAGCAGTAGCAGTAGCAAGGACAAGGATCGCGACCGGGACAAGGACAAGCACAAGAGCAGTTCGTCGTCGTCCAA GGACaaatccagcagcagcagcagcagcaaagacAAGGACCGGGACCGGGATAAGGACAAGCACAAGAGCAGCTCTTCGTCGTCGTCTAA GGACaaatccagcagcagcagcaaggacAAGGACCGCGACCGGGATAAGGACAAGCACAAGAGcagttcgtcgtcgtcgtcgtccaa GGACAAAtctagcagcagcagtagcaagGATAAGGACAGACATTCCAGCAGCAAAGATAAAGACCGCAAGGATCGCGATCGCAGCGATAAGCACTCGTCCAAGGACAGGGATCGTGACCGCAAGGAAAAAATCAAGGAGGAACCAGCTCCGATAAAGGAAGAACCAGAAGCACCGGTTGAGACTCAGCCGGAGCCGGCGCCGCCAGTACAGGAGCCAGAACCTGTACGCAACGGAAACTACAGCAACGAATCATCCCAGGATGTTCGCGAATTCAAGGAGGATCCGCTGGAGCTGTCGCAGGCCAGCTCGTGCAACTACTCGCTGTCCCAGTTCCGGCCCGATGAGACCCCGTTCGTGATCAAGGAGGAGGCTCCGGAGGAAACGTTCGAGGCATCCCAGCCCGCGGTCAAGCAGGAGTCGGACTCCGAGGACGACGTCCCGCTGTCCAAGCGCAAGAAGAAGGAAGACGACGAGGACTTTGATGGCGGAAGCACCAAGAAGAAGGTCAAAACCGAAAAgaaggacaagaagaagaagcgtgCGTACGAGTCGGAAGCGGAAGAGGAGGACGAGAGCGACGATTACGGCGCGGCCAAGAAGAAAGCCAAAAAAGCCAAACCGAAACCAGCACCGGCTGCCGTGAAgaaggaaaacaaaacaaag GTCAAGACTGAGGTAAAGCAGGAGACGGCCAGCCCCACCAAGGGAGGACGCAAGAAGAAACAGGAGGAGGAACAGGAGGTCTGGAAATG GTGGGAGGAGGAAAAGCGCGAAGATGGCGTCAAGTGGAACTTCCTGGAGCACAAGGGGCCGGTGTTTGCGCCCCCGTACGATCCCCTCCCGGAGAACGTCAAGTTCGAGTACGACGGCAAGGTGATGAAGCTGTCCCAGGACACGGAGGAGGTGGCGGGTTTCTACGCGCGGATGATCGAGCACGAGTACACCTCGAAGGACGTCTTCAACGACAACTTCTTCAAAGACTGGCGCAAAACGATGACCTCCTCGGAGCGGGAGAAAATCAAGGATCTCAAAAAGTGCAACTTCAAGTATATGCACGCGTACTTTACCGATCTGTCCGAGAAGAACCGGAACCGCTCCAAGGAGGAGAAGCTGGCCCTGAAGGAGCAGAACGAAGCGCTGGTCAAGGAGTACGGCATTTGTAACATCGACGGACACAAGGAAAAGATCGGTAACTTTAGGATTGAACCGCCGGGATTGTTCCGTGGTCGCGGTGAACATCCCAAGATGGGTCTGGTGAAGCGTCGAGTTATGCCCGAAGATGTGATCATCAACTGTGCAAAGGACAGCGTTTACCCAAAGGCCCCAGAAGGTCATCGCTGGAAGGAGGTTCGTCACGACAACACGGTGTCGTGGTTGGCGTCGTGGACGGAGAACGTCCAGGGTCAGGTGAAGTACGTCATGTTGAACCCGAGCTCGAAGCTGAAGGGCGAAAAGGATTGGCAAAAGTACGAAACGGCCCGCCGGCTGTTGAAGCACATCGACAAAATCCGCGACACGTACCGCGACGAGTGGAAGAGCAAGGAGATGCGCATCCGGCAACGGGCCGTGGCGTTGTACTTTATCGATAAGCTAGCCCTTCGAGCGGGTAACGAAAAGGACGAAGATCAGGCCGATACCGTCGGTTGCTGCTCGCTGCGCGTGGAACACATCGAGCTGCACAAAGAGCTCAACGGCAAGGAGAACGTGGTGGTGTTCGATTTCCTCGGTAAGGATTCCATCCGGTACTACAACGAGGTCGAGGTCGAGAAGCGAGTGTTCAAAAACTTGGAACTCTTCAAGGAGAACAAAAAACCCGGCGACGATCTGTTCGACCGGTTAAACACGTCCGTACTGAACGAGCATTTGCGCGACCTGATGGACGGACTCACCGCCAAGGTGTTCCGTACGTTCAACGCGTCCTTCACGCTGCAGAACCAGCTGGCCGAGCTGACCGACCCGAACATGACCGTGCCGGAGAAGATGCTGGCGTACAACCGCGCGAACCGTGCCGTCGCCATCCTGTGTAACCATCAGCGGGCGGTGCCCAAGACGCACGACAAGAGTATGTCCAACCTGAAGGAGAAGATCCGCTTGAAGAAGGAAGCCGTCGAGACGTGCCAGCGCGAGCTGAAG GACATGAAGCGGGGCGGCTCGGTGAAGGGTTCCGTCGACCGGGACAAGAAGCAAAAGCAGCTGGAACGACTCAAGGATCAG CTGAAGAAGCTCGAACTGCAAGAGACTGACAGAGACGAGAACAAGACGATCGCCCTCGGCACGTCCAAGCTCAACTATCTGGATCCGCGTATCTCGGTGGCATG gtgcaaaaagtttgacGTCCCCATCGAGAAGATCTTCAACAAAACGCAACGTGACAAGTTCCGGTGGGCCATCGACATGGCCGACGAAACTTATGTGTtttaa
- the LOC6035401 gene encoding DNA topoisomerase I, mitochondrial isoform X3: MSVETEVANPQDSAKPTNGSSGDRPNGVSNGHSGGGSSSGGGGGGSGEERHKSHKSSSKDKHRDKDRDREKDKHRDKDRDKHKSSSSSSSKDKDKSSSSSSKDKDRDRHSSSHKSSKSDKDRDREKDKDRKDRDKDKSSSSSSKDKDRDRDKDKHKSSSSSSKDKSSSSSSKDKDRHSSSKDKDRKDRDRSDKHSSKDRDRDRKEKIKEEPAPIKEEPEAPVETQPEPAPPVQEPEPVRNGNYSNESSQDVREFKEDPLELSQASSCNYSLSQFRPDETPFVIKEEAPEETFEASQPAVKQESDSEDDVPLSKRKKKEDDEDFDGGSTKKKVKTEKKDKKKKRAYESEAEEEDESDDYGAAKKKAKKAKPKPAPAAVKKENKTKVKTEVKQETASPTKGGRKKKQEEEQEVWKWWEEEKREDGVKWNFLEHKGPVFAPPYDPLPENVKFEYDGKVMKLSQDTEEVAGFYARMIEHEYTSKDVFNDNFFKDWRKTMTSSEREKIKDLKKCNFKYMHAYFTDLSEKNRNRSKEEKLALKEQNEALVKEYGICNIDGHKEKIGNFRIEPPGLFRGRGEHPKMGLVKRRVMPEDVIINCAKDSVYPKAPEGHRWKEVRHDNTVSWLASWTENVQGQVKYVMLNPSSKLKGEKDWQKYETARRLLKHIDKIRDTYRDEWKSKEMRIRQRAVALYFIDKLALRAGNEKDEDQADTVGCCSLRVEHIELHKELNGKENVVVFDFLGKDSIRYYNEVEVEKRVFKNLELFKENKKPGDDLFDRLNTSVLNEHLRDLMDGLTAKVFRTFNASFTLQNQLAELTDPNMTVPEKMLAYNRANRAVAILCNHQRAVPKTHDKSMSNLKEKIRLKKEAVETCQRELKDMKRGGSVKGSVDRDKKQKQLERLKDQLKKLELQETDRDENKTIALGTSKLNYLDPRISVAWCKKFDVPIEKIFNKTQRDKFRWAIDMADETYVF, from the exons ATGAGCGTCGAGACGGAAGTGGCCAACCCCCAG GACTCGGCAAAACCGACGAACGGGTCGTCCGGTGACCGGCCGAACGGCGTAAGCAACGGTCACTCTGGTGGCGGCTCCTCCAGCGGAGGCGGCGGTGGTGGCAGTGGTGAAGAGCGCCACAAGAGCCACAAAAGCTCCAGCAAGGACAAACACCGCGACAAGGACCGGGATCGCGAGAAGGACAAGCACCGTGACAAGGACCGCGACAAGCACAAGAGCAGCAGCTCGTCCTCGTCCAA GGACAAGGACAAAtccagcagcagtagcagcaagGATAAAGACCGCGATCGGCACAGCAGCTCGCACAAGAGCTCCAAAAGCGACAAGGACCGTGACCGGGAGAAGGACAAGGATCGGAAGGATCGCGACAAGGACAAGTCCAGCAGTAGCAGTAGCAAGGACAAGGATCGCGACCGGGACAAGGACAAGCACAAGAGCAGTTCGTCGTCGTCCAA GGACAAAtctagcagcagcagtagcaagGATAAGGACAGACATTCCAGCAGCAAAGATAAAGACCGCAAGGATCGCGATCGCAGCGATAAGCACTCGTCCAAGGACAGGGATCGTGACCGCAAGGAAAAAATCAAGGAGGAACCAGCTCCGATAAAGGAAGAACCAGAAGCACCGGTTGAGACTCAGCCGGAGCCGGCGCCGCCAGTACAGGAGCCAGAACCTGTACGCAACGGAAACTACAGCAACGAATCATCCCAGGATGTTCGCGAATTCAAGGAGGATCCGCTGGAGCTGTCGCAGGCCAGCTCGTGCAACTACTCGCTGTCCCAGTTCCGGCCCGATGAGACCCCGTTCGTGATCAAGGAGGAGGCTCCGGAGGAAACGTTCGAGGCATCCCAGCCCGCGGTCAAGCAGGAGTCGGACTCCGAGGACGACGTCCCGCTGTCCAAGCGCAAGAAGAAGGAAGACGACGAGGACTTTGATGGCGGAAGCACCAAGAAGAAGGTCAAAACCGAAAAgaaggacaagaagaagaagcgtgCGTACGAGTCGGAAGCGGAAGAGGAGGACGAGAGCGACGATTACGGCGCGGCCAAGAAGAAAGCCAAAAAAGCCAAACCGAAACCAGCACCGGCTGCCGTGAAgaaggaaaacaaaacaaag GTCAAGACTGAGGTAAAGCAGGAGACGGCCAGCCCCACCAAGGGAGGACGCAAGAAGAAACAGGAGGAGGAACAGGAGGTCTGGAAATG GTGGGAGGAGGAAAAGCGCGAAGATGGCGTCAAGTGGAACTTCCTGGAGCACAAGGGGCCGGTGTTTGCGCCCCCGTACGATCCCCTCCCGGAGAACGTCAAGTTCGAGTACGACGGCAAGGTGATGAAGCTGTCCCAGGACACGGAGGAGGTGGCGGGTTTCTACGCGCGGATGATCGAGCACGAGTACACCTCGAAGGACGTCTTCAACGACAACTTCTTCAAAGACTGGCGCAAAACGATGACCTCCTCGGAGCGGGAGAAAATCAAGGATCTCAAAAAGTGCAACTTCAAGTATATGCACGCGTACTTTACCGATCTGTCCGAGAAGAACCGGAACCGCTCCAAGGAGGAGAAGCTGGCCCTGAAGGAGCAGAACGAAGCGCTGGTCAAGGAGTACGGCATTTGTAACATCGACGGACACAAGGAAAAGATCGGTAACTTTAGGATTGAACCGCCGGGATTGTTCCGTGGTCGCGGTGAACATCCCAAGATGGGTCTGGTGAAGCGTCGAGTTATGCCCGAAGATGTGATCATCAACTGTGCAAAGGACAGCGTTTACCCAAAGGCCCCAGAAGGTCATCGCTGGAAGGAGGTTCGTCACGACAACACGGTGTCGTGGTTGGCGTCGTGGACGGAGAACGTCCAGGGTCAGGTGAAGTACGTCATGTTGAACCCGAGCTCGAAGCTGAAGGGCGAAAAGGATTGGCAAAAGTACGAAACGGCCCGCCGGCTGTTGAAGCACATCGACAAAATCCGCGACACGTACCGCGACGAGTGGAAGAGCAAGGAGATGCGCATCCGGCAACGGGCCGTGGCGTTGTACTTTATCGATAAGCTAGCCCTTCGAGCGGGTAACGAAAAGGACGAAGATCAGGCCGATACCGTCGGTTGCTGCTCGCTGCGCGTGGAACACATCGAGCTGCACAAAGAGCTCAACGGCAAGGAGAACGTGGTGGTGTTCGATTTCCTCGGTAAGGATTCCATCCGGTACTACAACGAGGTCGAGGTCGAGAAGCGAGTGTTCAAAAACTTGGAACTCTTCAAGGAGAACAAAAAACCCGGCGACGATCTGTTCGACCGGTTAAACACGTCCGTACTGAACGAGCATTTGCGCGACCTGATGGACGGACTCACCGCCAAGGTGTTCCGTACGTTCAACGCGTCCTTCACGCTGCAGAACCAGCTGGCCGAGCTGACCGACCCGAACATGACCGTGCCGGAGAAGATGCTGGCGTACAACCGCGCGAACCGTGCCGTCGCCATCCTGTGTAACCATCAGCGGGCGGTGCCCAAGACGCACGACAAGAGTATGTCCAACCTGAAGGAGAAGATCCGCTTGAAGAAGGAAGCCGTCGAGACGTGCCAGCGCGAGCTGAAG GACATGAAGCGGGGCGGCTCGGTGAAGGGTTCCGTCGACCGGGACAAGAAGCAAAAGCAGCTGGAACGACTCAAGGATCAG CTGAAGAAGCTCGAACTGCAAGAGACTGACAGAGACGAGAACAAGACGATCGCCCTCGGCACGTCCAAGCTCAACTATCTGGATCCGCGTATCTCGGTGGCATG gtgcaaaaagtttgacGTCCCCATCGAGAAGATCTTCAACAAAACGCAACGTGACAAGTTCCGGTGGGCCATCGACATGGCCGACGAAACTTATGTGTtttaa
- the LOC6035401 gene encoding DNA topoisomerase 1 isoform X4 has protein sequence MWTATGAAAVRITWKCCFHRRKFPVAAAECLQQHQHPLMVVISLIRTKVTADQVGSRKKIRWEEEKREDGVKWNFLEHKGPVFAPPYDPLPENVKFEYDGKVMKLSQDTEEVAGFYARMIEHEYTSKDVFNDNFFKDWRKTMTSSEREKIKDLKKCNFKYMHAYFTDLSEKNRNRSKEEKLALKEQNEALVKEYGICNIDGHKEKIGNFRIEPPGLFRGRGEHPKMGLVKRRVMPEDVIINCAKDSVYPKAPEGHRWKEVRHDNTVSWLASWTENVQGQVKYVMLNPSSKLKGEKDWQKYETARRLLKHIDKIRDTYRDEWKSKEMRIRQRAVALYFIDKLALRAGNEKDEDQADTVGCCSLRVEHIELHKELNGKENVVVFDFLGKDSIRYYNEVEVEKRVFKNLELFKENKKPGDDLFDRLNTSVLNEHLRDLMDGLTAKVFRTFNASFTLQNQLAELTDPNMTVPEKMLAYNRANRAVAILCNHQRAVPKTHDKSMSNLKEKIRLKKEAVETCQRELKDMKRGGSVKGSVDRDKKQKQLERLKDQLKKLELQETDRDENKTIALGTSKLNYLDPRISVAWCKKFDVPIEKIFNKTQRDKFRWAIDMADETYVF, from the exons ATGTGGACGGCCACCGGTGCGGCGGCCGTTCGTATCACATGGAAGTGTTGCTTTCACCGGCGAAAGTTTCCCGTTGCGGCGGCTGAGTGCTTACAGCAGCACCAACACCCGCTCATGGTCGTGATTAGTTTGATCCGAACAAAAGTGACAGCTGACCAGGTGGGAAGCCGGAAGAAAATTAG GTGGGAGGAGGAAAAGCGCGAAGATGGCGTCAAGTGGAACTTCCTGGAGCACAAGGGGCCGGTGTTTGCGCCCCCGTACGATCCCCTCCCGGAGAACGTCAAGTTCGAGTACGACGGCAAGGTGATGAAGCTGTCCCAGGACACGGAGGAGGTGGCGGGTTTCTACGCGCGGATGATCGAGCACGAGTACACCTCGAAGGACGTCTTCAACGACAACTTCTTCAAAGACTGGCGCAAAACGATGACCTCCTCGGAGCGGGAGAAAATCAAGGATCTCAAAAAGTGCAACTTCAAGTATATGCACGCGTACTTTACCGATCTGTCCGAGAAGAACCGGAACCGCTCCAAGGAGGAGAAGCTGGCCCTGAAGGAGCAGAACGAAGCGCTGGTCAAGGAGTACGGCATTTGTAACATCGACGGACACAAGGAAAAGATCGGTAACTTTAGGATTGAACCGCCGGGATTGTTCCGTGGTCGCGGTGAACATCCCAAGATGGGTCTGGTGAAGCGTCGAGTTATGCCCGAAGATGTGATCATCAACTGTGCAAAGGACAGCGTTTACCCAAAGGCCCCAGAAGGTCATCGCTGGAAGGAGGTTCGTCACGACAACACGGTGTCGTGGTTGGCGTCGTGGACGGAGAACGTCCAGGGTCAGGTGAAGTACGTCATGTTGAACCCGAGCTCGAAGCTGAAGGGCGAAAAGGATTGGCAAAAGTACGAAACGGCCCGCCGGCTGTTGAAGCACATCGACAAAATCCGCGACACGTACCGCGACGAGTGGAAGAGCAAGGAGATGCGCATCCGGCAACGGGCCGTGGCGTTGTACTTTATCGATAAGCTAGCCCTTCGAGCGGGTAACGAAAAGGACGAAGATCAGGCCGATACCGTCGGTTGCTGCTCGCTGCGCGTGGAACACATCGAGCTGCACAAAGAGCTCAACGGCAAGGAGAACGTGGTGGTGTTCGATTTCCTCGGTAAGGATTCCATCCGGTACTACAACGAGGTCGAGGTCGAGAAGCGAGTGTTCAAAAACTTGGAACTCTTCAAGGAGAACAAAAAACCCGGCGACGATCTGTTCGACCGGTTAAACACGTCCGTACTGAACGAGCATTTGCGCGACCTGATGGACGGACTCACCGCCAAGGTGTTCCGTACGTTCAACGCGTCCTTCACGCTGCAGAACCAGCTGGCCGAGCTGACCGACCCGAACATGACCGTGCCGGAGAAGATGCTGGCGTACAACCGCGCGAACCGTGCCGTCGCCATCCTGTGTAACCATCAGCGGGCGGTGCCCAAGACGCACGACAAGAGTATGTCCAACCTGAAGGAGAAGATCCGCTTGAAGAAGGAAGCCGTCGAGACGTGCCAGCGCGAGCTGAAG GACATGAAGCGGGGCGGCTCGGTGAAGGGTTCCGTCGACCGGGACAAGAAGCAAAAGCAGCTGGAACGACTCAAGGATCAG CTGAAGAAGCTCGAACTGCAAGAGACTGACAGAGACGAGAACAAGACGATCGCCCTCGGCACGTCCAAGCTCAACTATCTGGATCCGCGTATCTCGGTGGCATG gtgcaaaaagtttgacGTCCCCATCGAGAAGATCTTCAACAAAACGCAACGTGACAAGTTCCGGTGGGCCATCGACATGGCCGACGAAACTTATGTGTtttaa